The genomic interval AAATAGCATTGTCCGTTTGGACGACAGCCAGATCTTCAACTCCTGCCAAGGCCACAATCTTGTCTCCGTTGCTGTGAATGAGATTATCCGTGGACTCCGTAAGTACGGTTGTGTCTGATTGGATCACATTACCGTCTTCATTTTTTTCCCGGAGGTCATAAACGGCCTTCCAGCTGCCCACATCATTCCATCCGAACGTTCCCGGTATTACATAAACCGTATCGGATTGTTCCATAATACCATAGTCAATGGAGATCGAAGGACAACCCTGATAAAAATCATGTATGGCTTGCTGTTGATCCGTAGATGTAAGAGCCGAAGAAAACTCTTGTGCCTGTTTACCCACAGAGGGCAGGTGTTGATTAAATTGGTCGAGAATGGTAGAGGTTTTCCAGATAAACATACCGCTGTTCCACAAGAAATTGCCTGAGTGGATAAACTGTCGTGCAGTTACTAAATCTGGCTTTTCCCTGAATTGGTTCACCTTTTTAATTTCACGGCCATTGTACTCTTCAGATTTATCTTTATCAAATTCAATATAGCCGTAACCGGTCTCAGGGCGATCAGGTTTGATACCGATAGTAACCAGTGAATCATCGGCCTGTGCTTTGGCTTCAGCTGATTTAAGAGTATCTATAAATTCATCGGGTTCTGTAACTTGATGATCTGCAGGTAACACCATCATGGTTCCGTCAGAATCCTGCTCGTGAATAAGTGCAGCGGCCAAGGCCACGCAGGGAGCGGTATCTTTTGCTACCGGTTCACCTACAATGTTTTGCTCGGGTACGTCTGGTAGTTGGTCTTGTACTAAGTCCACATATTTTTGATTGGTGATAACCCAGACGCGGTCAGCTGGAATCAGTGAATTAATACGATCCACAGTAGCCTGGAGCATTGTTTTATTCCCAAATATATTTAAGAATTGCTTGGGTTT from Fodinibius salinus carries:
- a CDS encoding mannose-1-phosphate guanylyltransferase, which gives rise to MLHAVIMAGGSGTRFWPRSTDAKPKQFLNIFGNKTMLQATVDRINSLIPADRVWVITNQKYVDLVQDQLPDVPEQNIVGEPVAKDTAPCVALAAALIHEQDSDGTMMVLPADHQVTEPDEFIDTLKSAEAKAQADDSLVTIGIKPDRPETGYGYIEFDKDKSEEYNGREIKKVNQFREKPDLVTARQFIHSGNFLWNSGMFIWKTSTILDQFNQHLPSVGKQAQEFSSALTSTDQQQAIHDFYQGCPSISIDYGIMEQSDTVYVIPGTFGWNDVGSWKAVYDLREKNEDGNVIQSDTTVLTESTDNLIHSNGDKIVALAGVEDLAVVQTDNAILVCNLNEAQDVKQIVNQLDEDEKLKKYL